One genomic window of Polyangium aurulentum includes the following:
- a CDS encoding ATP-binding protein, which produces MATKKEAAQKADDGASGAGSDVLREPAERLFARELDALATTDKGERPPGWRLSPRAVLTYVMGGKAGEVEITPKYVGAPRLVEIAIATLATDRALLLLGEPGTAKSWLSEHLAAAITGDSQLLVQGTAGTTEELIRYTWNYALLLAEGPSPRALVPSPFYRAMDEGKLVRFEEITRCPSEVQDALITMLSEKVLVVPELGRAVQARRGFNVIATANTRDRGVNEMSAALKRRFNIVVLPVPADLDTEVQIVSRRVRELGGHLRLPAAPPAEEAVRRVVQVFQELRRGQTIDGKHKLKSPSGVLSTAEAISVLGSGMALAGHFGGGKVTDRDLAAGLLGAVVKEDQKDETVFVEYLENVMKKRGSEWSELYKACKELV; this is translated from the coding sequence ATGGCGACCAAGAAGGAAGCAGCGCAGAAGGCGGACGATGGGGCGAGCGGCGCGGGGAGCGACGTCTTGCGCGAGCCGGCCGAGCGGCTCTTTGCGCGCGAGCTCGATGCGCTCGCCACGACGGACAAGGGCGAGCGCCCGCCGGGCTGGAGGCTCTCGCCGCGCGCCGTGCTCACCTACGTGATGGGCGGCAAGGCTGGCGAGGTCGAGATCACGCCGAAATACGTGGGGGCGCCGCGCCTCGTCGAGATTGCCATTGCGACGCTCGCCACCGACCGGGCGCTCTTGCTCCTCGGCGAGCCGGGCACGGCCAAGAGCTGGCTGTCCGAGCACCTCGCCGCTGCGATCACGGGCGATTCGCAGCTCCTCGTGCAGGGCACGGCGGGCACGACCGAGGAGCTGATTCGCTACACGTGGAATTACGCGCTCCTTCTGGCCGAGGGTCCGAGCCCGCGGGCGCTCGTGCCGTCGCCATTTTATCGCGCGATGGACGAGGGCAAGCTCGTGCGCTTCGAGGAGATCACCCGCTGCCCGTCGGAGGTGCAGGACGCGCTGATCACGATGCTCAGCGAAAAGGTGCTGGTCGTGCCGGAGCTGGGGCGCGCGGTGCAGGCGCGGCGCGGCTTCAACGTGATCGCCACGGCGAACACGCGCGATCGGGGCGTGAACGAGATGAGCGCCGCGCTCAAGCGCCGCTTCAACATCGTGGTCCTGCCCGTGCCGGCCGATCTCGACACCGAGGTGCAGATCGTCTCGCGCCGCGTGCGCGAGCTCGGCGGCCATTTGCGGCTGCCCGCCGCGCCGCCCGCCGAGGAGGCCGTGCGCCGCGTGGTGCAGGTGTTCCAGGAGCTGCGCCGGGGGCAGACGATCGACGGCAAGCACAAGTTGAAGAGCCCCTCCGGCGTGCTCTCGACGGCGGAGGCGATCTCGGTGCTCGGCAGCGGAATGGCGCTCGCGGGCCATTTCGGCGGCGGCAAGGTGACCGATCGGGATCTCGCCGCGGGGCTGCTCGGCGCGGTCGTGAAGGAGGACCAGAAGGACGAGACGGTCTTCGTCGAATACCTCGAGAACGTGATGAAGAAGCGCGGGAGCGAGTGGTCCGAGCTTTACAAGGCCTGCAAGGAGCTCGTCTAG
- a CDS encoding DEAD/DEAH box helicase yields MSSDSIFSALSPAIAAALESRGFSTLTPIQQAVLAPDHCGRDLRLFSQTGSGKTVAVGLVLAPELARISAERSAAAATGRAAPAAILIAPTRELAAQLARELTWLFQPIGASVCAVTGGTSFSQEIRALRQSPLVVVGTPGRLRDHLERTTIDPSQVIAAVLDEADQMLDLGFREDLEAILGTMPEERRTHLVAATFSREVRALADRYQRDPVVIEGTKPGEANVDIAHVAHLVRPEERDAAVINLLLLAPGERTLVFVRTREGAADLADRIADAGFSALSLSGELEQRERTRTLEAFRSGKVTTLVATDVAARGLDIMDVNRVIHADPPGDAETFIHRSGRTGRAGRKGTSIVLVPPVAREYVNRLFRSARVTTASWTPAPTPEDVLREADARLRAELTAPPADAPNARLEALAEALLRDADPKALVTALLSRIQHTGPTAPLPLTPIAPPAPRAVKPQRDSMKATGSFVPFQITWGGRHGADARRLLALVCRRGEIQSNQVGAIRVGDFMSTVEVASPVADAFARLAKRPDERDPRIRIKPMDDAPEGFAPPRRTAPRPAPRFNGGDKPPKRWADRSTAR; encoded by the coding sequence ATGTCCTCCGATTCGATCTTCAGCGCCCTTTCTCCGGCCATCGCGGCCGCTCTGGAGAGCCGCGGCTTCTCCACGCTCACGCCTATCCAGCAAGCCGTCCTCGCTCCGGATCACTGCGGGCGCGACCTTCGCCTCTTCTCCCAGACCGGCTCCGGCAAGACCGTCGCCGTCGGCCTGGTGCTGGCCCCCGAGCTCGCGCGCATCAGCGCCGAGCGCTCGGCTGCCGCGGCGACCGGCCGCGCCGCGCCGGCTGCAATCCTCATTGCCCCCACCCGCGAGCTGGCGGCCCAGCTCGCCCGCGAGCTCACCTGGCTCTTCCAGCCCATCGGCGCCTCGGTCTGCGCCGTGACCGGCGGCACCAGCTTTTCGCAGGAGATTCGCGCGCTGCGTCAAAGCCCGCTCGTGGTCGTCGGCACGCCGGGTCGGCTGCGCGATCACCTCGAGCGCACCACCATCGATCCCTCGCAGGTGATCGCGGCCGTGCTCGACGAGGCCGATCAAATGCTCGACCTCGGCTTCCGGGAAGACCTCGAGGCCATCCTCGGCACGATGCCCGAGGAGCGCCGCACGCACCTCGTCGCGGCCACGTTCTCGCGCGAGGTCCGCGCCCTGGCCGACCGCTATCAGCGCGACCCCGTGGTCATCGAGGGGACCAAGCCGGGCGAGGCCAACGTCGATATCGCGCACGTGGCGCACCTGGTTCGTCCGGAGGAGCGCGACGCGGCGGTCATCAACCTGCTCCTGCTCGCGCCGGGCGAGCGGACGCTCGTCTTCGTGCGCACGCGCGAAGGAGCGGCCGACCTGGCCGATCGCATTGCCGATGCCGGGTTCTCCGCGCTCTCGCTGAGCGGCGAGCTCGAGCAGCGCGAGCGCACGCGCACGCTCGAGGCTTTCCGCTCGGGCAAGGTGACGACGCTCGTGGCCACCGACGTGGCCGCCCGCGGCCTCGATATCATGGACGTCAATCGCGTCATCCACGCCGATCCGCCGGGCGACGCCGAGACGTTCATTCACCGCAGCGGTCGAACGGGCCGCGCGGGCCGCAAGGGAACGAGCATCGTCCTCGTCCCGCCGGTCGCGCGCGAGTACGTCAATCGTCTCTTCCGCAGCGCGCGCGTCACGACGGCCTCGTGGACGCCCGCGCCCACGCCCGAGGACGTGCTGCGCGAGGCGGACGCACGGCTGCGCGCCGAGCTGACCGCACCCCCGGCCGATGCGCCGAATGCGCGGCTCGAGGCGCTCGCCGAGGCGCTCCTGCGCGACGCCGACCCGAAGGCGCTGGTCACGGCGCTGCTCTCGCGCATTCAGCACACCGGCCCAACGGCGCCGTTGCCGCTGACGCCGATCGCCCCGCCCGCGCCGCGCGCGGTGAAGCCGCAGCGGGATTCGATGAAGGCGACGGGCTCGTTCGTTCCGTTCCAGATCACCTGGGGCGGGCGGCACGGGGCCGACGCGCGGCGGCTCCTCGCGCTGGTTTGTCGTCGCGGGGAGATCCAGAGCAATCAGGTGGGCGCCATCCGCGTCGGCGACTTCATGTCGACCGTCGAGGTCGCCTCGCCCGTTGCGGACGCGTTCGCGCGGCTGGCCAAGCGGCCCGACGAGCGGGATCCTCGCATTCGCATCAAGCCGATGGACGACGCGCCCGAGGGATTCGCCCCCCCGCGGCGAACGGCGCCCCGTCCTGCGCCTCGCTTCAACGGCGGCGACAAGCCACCGAAGCGCTGGGCAGACCGCTCGACTGCGCGCTGA
- a CDS encoding zinc-dependent alcohol dehydrogenase family protein — protein MAAVGRIVRAMKAFTYRSRLSLDDLALVERPDPVPGPHEVVIRVDAVSLNYRDVAIARGVYGGLTVPLVPASDAAGEVIAIGPGASRFEIGARVCPAYVPDWIDGPVNEIVAQRRLGGPSPGVLAEKIVVHEGALVRAPKGWSAIEAATLPIAGVSAWQALVVDAGVRPGDCVAVTGTGGAAVFLVQIALAAGAQPIVIGRDARKLARIAAIGARTVDSTIHAEWDERVRAMTHGRGVDIFVDGIGGDGLERAVRATRVGGTVCLFGFVAGTRPSLDLVATIRRSITLRATSGGSRASFEALVRAIEIREMRPIVDRVFPFEEAPAALAYLAESSPFGKVVIG, from the coding sequence ATGGCGGCGGTCGGGCGCATCGTGAGGGCCATGAAGGCATTCACCTATCGCAGCAGGCTGTCGCTCGATGATCTCGCGCTCGTCGAGCGACCCGACCCCGTCCCTGGCCCGCACGAGGTCGTCATCCGCGTCGACGCGGTATCCCTCAACTATCGAGACGTCGCGATTGCACGCGGGGTTTACGGCGGTCTCACCGTCCCGCTCGTTCCGGCCTCCGACGCCGCGGGCGAGGTCATTGCGATCGGACCTGGCGCATCACGCTTCGAGATCGGCGCTCGCGTGTGCCCCGCCTATGTGCCCGACTGGATCGACGGTCCGGTCAACGAGATCGTCGCGCAGAGAAGGCTCGGAGGCCCGAGCCCTGGAGTGCTCGCGGAGAAGATCGTCGTCCACGAAGGGGCGCTCGTGCGCGCCCCGAAAGGCTGGTCGGCCATCGAGGCGGCGACATTGCCAATCGCAGGCGTGTCCGCATGGCAGGCGCTCGTCGTCGATGCCGGGGTGCGTCCGGGAGATTGCGTTGCCGTCACCGGCACAGGCGGCGCGGCCGTTTTCCTCGTGCAGATCGCGCTCGCCGCGGGGGCCCAGCCGATCGTCATCGGCCGCGACGCCCGCAAGCTCGCGCGCATCGCCGCAATCGGGGCGCGCACGGTGGATTCGACCATCCACGCCGAATGGGACGAGCGGGTCCGCGCGATGACCCATGGACGAGGCGTCGACATCTTCGTCGACGGAATCGGCGGTGATGGCCTCGAGCGCGCCGTGCGCGCCACGCGCGTGGGCGGGACGGTGTGCTTGTTCGGATTCGTCGCCGGCACGCGGCCATCGCTGGATCTCGTGGCCACGATCCGCCGGAGCATCACGCTCCGCGCGACCTCGGGAGGAAGCCGCGCAAGCTTCGAGGCGCTTGTCCGCGCCATCGAGATACGCGAGATGCGTCCCATCGTCGATCGGGTGTTCCCGTTCGAGGAGGCACCCGCGGCGCTCGCGTACCTGGCCGAGTCGAGCCCGTTCGGAAAGGTGGTGATCGGGTAG
- a CDS encoding DUF5682 family protein, protein MAKKAAPAQASNRVPAAGPLARVFGVRHLSPMAAWHLERFLEATNPSIVLIEGPSDCTGEIAHLVDERTKPPVALLAFTQERPVRSILYPLAEYSPEWIALRWALQKKRAARLFDLPAGVFLARREKAEEIDPEDGEAPAEESDTQRYLGDPYEAIARLSGDPDHDTWWERHFEHNTLDDAYRLSVFQLGVELRALDYETPKRREETLLREAYMRRKIRDAIAEGHDPEKIVVVCGAYHAPVLTAEEPYLDDESLAALPSVPVTRTIMPYSYYRLSSQSGYGAGNHAPGYFQALWEEARRGSTERLPARFLSEVAGRMRRANMVRSSAEVLEAVRLAEAMAALREDAHAPTLRDLEDAAVTCLGGGDPGSVSKWVAEVAVGDALGTVPPGVSRTSLQEDFHRLVKDLRLEAYLVDRELVIKGSTSQGWLDLREDRFAKSKDAAFRDRNRSIFLHRLALLGVPFAHDKTSAEDRAASTYKEVWTARWTPDCEIALAENAMLGDTIEIAAVRKLGEQIEAAKNVHAAAMLARTAVACDLPEATSEALARVQALAIDDGDLVAVAAAAVELGQLVAYKDVRKIDVLPLEPLVAGLFLRGALLAPEAARCSEEASRAVGKALSDLQSVALMGEGTLDLDRYHRVLDAIADDDPAHAHVAGVACALLLEQGRVSDAVLEARIDRRISPGASPADGAGFFEGLATRNRHALLSRKSLWTAMSAFIESLDDDAFKRAVVALRRAFAAFELSEARRIASILADVWGGNENELLRSVETRVDDAELAALQTDLEGLEDLDL, encoded by the coding sequence ATGGCGAAGAAAGCCGCCCCTGCCCAGGCATCGAATCGAGTCCCCGCGGCGGGGCCGCTCGCGCGCGTCTTCGGCGTGCGCCACCTGTCACCCATGGCCGCGTGGCACCTCGAGCGATTCCTCGAAGCGACGAACCCTTCGATCGTGCTCATCGAGGGCCCGAGCGATTGCACGGGCGAGATCGCGCACCTCGTCGACGAGCGCACGAAGCCGCCGGTCGCGCTGCTCGCCTTCACGCAGGAGCGGCCCGTGCGGTCGATTCTCTACCCGCTCGCCGAATACTCGCCGGAGTGGATCGCCCTCCGGTGGGCGCTCCAGAAGAAACGCGCGGCGCGGCTCTTCGACCTGCCTGCGGGGGTCTTCCTCGCGCGGCGCGAGAAGGCCGAGGAGATCGACCCCGAGGACGGCGAGGCGCCCGCCGAGGAATCGGACACGCAGCGCTATCTCGGCGATCCGTACGAGGCCATCGCGCGGCTTTCGGGCGACCCGGACCACGACACCTGGTGGGAGCGCCATTTCGAGCACAACACGTTGGACGACGCCTACCGGCTCTCGGTCTTCCAGCTCGGCGTGGAGCTTCGCGCGCTCGATTACGAGACGCCGAAGCGGCGCGAGGAGACGCTCCTGCGCGAGGCGTACATGCGCCGCAAGATCCGCGACGCGATCGCCGAGGGGCACGATCCGGAAAAGATCGTGGTCGTCTGCGGCGCCTATCACGCGCCCGTGCTCACGGCCGAGGAGCCGTATCTGGACGACGAATCCCTCGCCGCGCTCCCGAGCGTGCCGGTGACGCGCACGATCATGCCGTACAGCTACTACCGGCTGAGCTCGCAATCGGGGTACGGCGCGGGAAACCACGCGCCCGGGTACTTCCAGGCGCTCTGGGAAGAGGCTCGGCGTGGCTCGACCGAGCGGCTGCCGGCGCGTTTTCTATCCGAGGTCGCGGGCCGCATGCGCCGGGCGAACATGGTGCGATCGAGCGCGGAGGTGCTCGAGGCGGTGCGGCTCGCCGAGGCGATGGCGGCGCTGCGGGAGGACGCGCACGCGCCGACGCTCAGGGACCTCGAGGACGCGGCCGTGACGTGCCTCGGCGGCGGCGACCCGGGCTCGGTATCGAAATGGGTCGCAGAGGTGGCCGTCGGGGACGCGCTCGGAACGGTGCCGCCGGGCGTCTCGCGCACCTCGCTCCAGGAGGATTTTCATCGCCTGGTAAAGGACCTGCGCCTCGAAGCGTACCTCGTGGACCGGGAGCTCGTCATCAAGGGCTCGACGAGCCAGGGGTGGCTCGATCTTCGCGAGGATCGCTTCGCGAAATCGAAGGATGCAGCCTTCCGGGACCGGAATCGGTCGATCTTCCTCCATCGGCTCGCGCTGCTCGGCGTGCCCTTCGCGCACGATAAGACGTCGGCGGAGGACAGAGCCGCGAGCACGTACAAGGAAGTCTGGACGGCGCGGTGGACGCCCGATTGCGAGATCGCGCTGGCCGAAAACGCGATGCTCGGCGATACGATCGAGATCGCCGCCGTGCGCAAGCTCGGCGAGCAAATCGAGGCGGCGAAGAACGTCCACGCGGCGGCGATGCTCGCGCGCACGGCGGTCGCCTGCGATCTACCCGAAGCCACGAGCGAGGCGCTCGCGCGTGTGCAAGCGCTCGCCATCGACGATGGGGATCTCGTGGCCGTGGCGGCGGCTGCGGTCGAGCTCGGGCAGCTCGTCGCGTACAAGGACGTGCGCAAGATCGACGTTTTGCCGCTCGAACCGCTCGTCGCGGGGCTCTTCTTGCGAGGCGCGCTGCTCGCGCCCGAGGCGGCGCGCTGCTCGGAGGAGGCATCGCGCGCGGTGGGCAAGGCGCTGTCGGATCTGCAATCGGTGGCGCTGATGGGAGAGGGGACGCTCGACCTCGATCGTTATCATCGGGTGCTCGACGCCATCGCCGACGACGATCCCGCCCATGCGCACGTCGCCGGGGTCGCGTGCGCGCTCTTGCTCGAGCAGGGACGCGTGAGCGACGCGGTGCTCGAGGCGCGAATCGACCGGCGCATCAGCCCCGGCGCGAGCCCGGCCGATGGAGCCGGTTTCTTCGAGGGGCTCGCGACGCGCAACCGGCACGCGCTGCTCTCGCGCAAATCGCTCTGGACCGCGATGAGCGCATTCATCGAGAGCCTCGACGACGACGCATTCAAGCGCGCGGTGGTGGCCCTGCGGCGCGCGTTCGCGGCGTTCGAGCTGAGCGAGGCGCGGCGCATCGCATCCATCCTCGCCGATGTGTGGGGCGGCAATGAAAACGAGCTGCTGCGATCGGTGGAGACGCGCGTCGACGACGCCGAGCTCGCCGCGCTGCAGACCGATCTCGAAGGGCTCGAGGACCTGGATCTATAG
- a CDS encoding cytochrome d ubiquinol oxidase subunit II has protein sequence MGPELAIAVVIVTALVLYALLAGADFGGGVWDLLASGPRKGEQRALIERVIGPIWEANHVWLILAVVLLFTGFPSAFAAISIALHVPLTLFLLGVVFRGSAFTFRSYDSRSDTAQQRWGVVFSIASVLAPLLLGCIVGAVASGDIRVEAGVVTSGFFSPWLAPFPIIVGLFALALFAFLAAVYLTHEAPTPELADDFRRRALATGVVVALLAAAAFAASFSGAPRVSAGLTGRPFTWPLHAATGVFALLAFWALWKRRFWMARIAAAGQVALIVVGWAASQYPFLVVPDITLQVAAGNARTLRLVLWAIAGGSVLLIPSLLILFRIFQRSSASRGR, from the coding sequence ATGGGCCCTGAGCTCGCGATTGCCGTCGTCATCGTCACGGCGCTCGTCCTGTATGCGCTGCTCGCGGGCGCCGATTTCGGCGGCGGTGTCTGGGATCTGCTCGCCTCCGGTCCCCGCAAGGGGGAGCAGCGGGCCTTGATCGAGCGCGTCATCGGGCCCATCTGGGAAGCGAACCACGTATGGCTCATCCTGGCCGTCGTGCTGCTCTTCACCGGCTTTCCCTCGGCGTTTGCGGCCATCTCGATCGCGCTGCACGTCCCCCTCACGCTGTTCTTGCTCGGCGTCGTCTTCCGCGGCTCGGCGTTCACCTTTCGCAGCTACGATAGCCGCAGCGATACCGCCCAGCAGCGGTGGGGGGTCGTGTTCTCGATTGCCAGCGTGCTCGCGCCGTTGCTGCTCGGATGCATCGTCGGCGCGGTCGCCTCGGGCGACATTCGCGTGGAGGCGGGCGTGGTGACGAGCGGGTTCTTCTCGCCGTGGCTCGCCCCCTTCCCCATCATCGTGGGCCTGTTCGCGCTCGCCCTCTTCGCGTTCCTCGCGGCCGTGTACCTGACGCACGAGGCGCCCACGCCCGAGCTCGCGGACGATTTTCGCCGGCGCGCTCTCGCCACCGGCGTCGTCGTGGCGCTGCTCGCGGCAGCCGCCTTCGCCGCGTCGTTCTCGGGCGCGCCCCGCGTCAGCGCCGGTTTGACCGGGCGTCCATTCACCTGGCCGCTACACGCGGCGACCGGCGTATTCGCGTTGCTCGCGTTCTGGGCCCTGTGGAAGCGCCGATTCTGGATGGCGCGCATCGCGGCGGCCGGGCAAGTGGCGCTCATCGTGGTCGGCTGGGCCGCCTCGCAATACCCCTTCCTGGTCGTCCCCGACATCACCCTCCAGGTCGCCGCGGGCAACGCGCGCACCCTGCGCCTCGTGTTATGGGCGATCGCCGGCGGATCGGTGCTGCTCATCCCGTCGCTCTTGATCCTCTTTCGGATCTTCCAGCGCAGCAGCGCCTCCCGCGGTCGCTGA
- a CDS encoding VWA domain-containing protein — protein sequence MAAARFSAGACGRGEGTLSREMLEMDGALGAVYDVEEAPPEAKGQRKAGLGGSRPRLAAWLGDVRRYFDNDVVAVIQQDAIEKRGWNELLFEPEALAQVTPSVELVGTLLAMKGLIPDKAKDTAREIVRAVVEEIRKRMQGQIERAVRGALDRSRHQPIPSLPNLDWKRTIAKNLKNYDRERRMVIPERFHFFARQQRRREWNVIVAMDQSGSMADSVVYGSVMGSILASLPALETHVVAFDTEVVDLTPRLVDPVDLLFGIQLGGGTDINRAVGYCGGLVRDPRRTLFILLTDLYEGGDEAKLVKRMEEMTAGGVRAMCLLALADSGTPMYDANLAKKLASVGVPCFACTPNALPPMLEAVLKGGSLEAVAKRFDARKNEA from the coding sequence ATGGCGGCGGCGCGCTTCTCGGCAGGAGCCTGCGGAAGGGGCGAGGGCACGCTGAGCCGCGAGATGCTCGAGATGGACGGCGCGCTCGGCGCCGTCTACGACGTCGAGGAAGCGCCGCCGGAGGCGAAAGGTCAGCGCAAGGCGGGGCTCGGGGGGAGCCGTCCCCGGCTCGCGGCGTGGCTCGGCGACGTTCGCCGCTATTTCGACAATGACGTGGTGGCCGTCATCCAGCAGGACGCGATCGAAAAACGCGGCTGGAACGAGCTTCTCTTCGAGCCCGAGGCGCTCGCGCAGGTGACGCCTTCGGTCGAGCTCGTGGGCACGCTGCTCGCCATGAAGGGCCTCATCCCCGACAAGGCCAAAGACACCGCGCGCGAGATCGTCCGCGCGGTGGTCGAGGAGATCCGAAAGCGCATGCAGGGGCAGATCGAGCGCGCGGTGCGCGGCGCCCTCGACCGCTCGCGCCACCAGCCGATCCCGAGCCTGCCGAACCTCGACTGGAAGCGTACGATCGCGAAAAACCTCAAGAACTACGATCGCGAGCGGCGGATGGTGATCCCCGAGCGTTTCCACTTCTTCGCGCGGCAGCAGCGGCGGCGCGAGTGGAACGTGATCGTCGCGATGGATCAATCGGGCTCCATGGCCGATAGCGTGGTGTACGGCTCGGTCATGGGCTCGATCCTGGCGAGCCTGCCGGCGCTCGAGACGCACGTGGTCGCATTCGATACCGAGGTCGTCGACCTGACGCCGCGGCTCGTCGATCCAGTCGATCTCCTCTTCGGAATCCAGCTCGGGGGCGGGACGGACATCAACCGCGCGGTGGGGTATTGCGGGGGGCTCGTGCGCGATCCGCGACGAACGCTCTTCATCCTGCTCACCGATCTGTACGAGGGCGGGGACGAGGCGAAGCTCGTCAAGCGCATGGAGGAGATGACCGCGGGCGGCGTGCGGGCGATGTGCCTGCTCGCGCTCGCCGACTCGGGCACGCCGATGTACGACGCGAACCTCGCGAAGAAGCTCGCGAGCGTGGGCGTGCCGTGCTTTGCGTGCACGCCGAATGCATTGCCGCCGATGCTGGAGGCGGTGCTCAAGGGAGGCAGCCTCGAGGCGGTGGCGAAGAGGTTCGATGCGCGCAAGAACGAGGCGTGA
- a CDS encoding LysR family transcriptional regulator: MAGRSSPSTSWDDLRVFLAIYRRKSHASAGRELGVDATTIGRRLGALERALGARLFDRTPSGLSPTEAGAALFTRAERIEAEVLASERELRGADARLTGTVRVTAGDGLVHYVLIPALAELQRAHPGIALELRADTRALDLSRREADVAVRLSRPREPALVARRLGVMRFGLYASRAYLDRHGSLRRESDLANHAFIGFEAALDDMVQMRWLGRTVRDLRWALRANTTTAQVVACAEGLGIGLLPTFTAASDPRLVPILPRLACPSREAWIVVHEDVRRNARVEAVVTWIAGAARLS; the protein is encoded by the coding sequence GTGGCCGGGCGCTCCTCTCCTTCCACCTCCTGGGATGACCTCCGCGTGTTTCTCGCCATCTACCGGCGCAAAAGCCATGCGTCTGCGGGCCGGGAGCTCGGCGTCGATGCCACGACGATCGGCCGCAGGCTCGGGGCCCTCGAGCGCGCTCTCGGCGCGCGCCTCTTCGATCGCACGCCATCCGGCCTCTCGCCCACGGAGGCAGGCGCCGCGCTCTTCACGCGCGCGGAGCGGATCGAGGCCGAGGTGCTCGCCTCGGAGCGCGAATTGCGCGGCGCCGACGCACGCCTCACCGGGACCGTGCGCGTCACGGCGGGCGACGGGCTCGTTCACTACGTCCTCATCCCTGCCCTCGCGGAGCTCCAGCGCGCGCACCCCGGCATTGCGCTCGAGCTGCGCGCCGACACGCGCGCCCTCGATCTCTCCCGCCGCGAGGCCGATGTCGCGGTTCGCCTCTCCCGCCCGCGTGAGCCTGCGCTCGTTGCCCGTCGCCTCGGGGTCATGCGCTTCGGCCTCTATGCGAGCCGCGCGTACCTCGATCGTCACGGGTCCTTGCGTCGGGAATCCGACCTCGCCAATCACGCATTCATCGGCTTCGAGGCGGCCCTCGACGACATGGTGCAGATGCGCTGGCTGGGGCGCACCGTACGCGATCTGCGCTGGGCTTTGCGCGCGAACACGACGACGGCGCAGGTCGTCGCGTGCGCCGAGGGCCTCGGCATCGGGCTCTTGCCCACCTTCACGGCGGCGTCGGATCCGCGGCTCGTCCCCATTCTCCCGCGGCTCGCCTGCCCGTCGCGAGAGGCGTGGATCGTGGTCCACGAGGACGTTCGCCGGAACGCGCGGGTGGAGGCTGTCGTCACGTGGATTGCGGGGGCGGCGCGGTTATCGTGA
- a CDS encoding cytochrome ubiquinol oxidase subunit I, protein MDRLLYARAQMGLSLAFHIVFAAAGIALPLIMVVADALWLRTGDKDYLDLAKRMAKGTAILFAVGAVSGTVLSFELGLLWPDFMGKFGDTVGLPFALEGFAFFTEAIFLGIYLYGRGRIPPRLHLAAGVLVALSGLASAFFVTLVNAFMNLPAGVAMVDGRLVVQDPAAAMFSPPWAHETLHSIVACYQATAFALCGIHAALVLRRPTVPLFRKAFAISLVVAGISAVAQPLTGHFAAHQIARQQPVKLAASEALFETRAGAPLLIGGLPDEKTGKVDYAIEIPSGLSILAFNDPDATVAGLDEVPPEERPPVLLTHLSFQVMVGAGMVMAGLSAIAAFLAWRKRRVPDHPAFLWAMILASPLGIVALEAGWLVTEYGRQPWIVRGLLRTRDAVTPFPHLAAPFWLFTFVYVLLAVAVVYLLVRQLRAVPAELSEGGAHGP, encoded by the coding sequence ATGGACCGGCTGCTCTATGCCAGGGCCCAGATGGGCCTCTCGCTCGCGTTTCACATCGTGTTCGCCGCGGCGGGAATCGCGCTTCCGCTCATCATGGTCGTGGCGGACGCGCTCTGGCTGCGGACGGGCGATAAGGATTATCTCGACCTCGCGAAGCGGATGGCGAAGGGGACGGCCATCCTCTTCGCCGTCGGCGCGGTCTCCGGCACCGTGCTCTCCTTCGAGCTCGGTCTGCTCTGGCCGGATTTCATGGGCAAGTTCGGCGATACCGTCGGGCTTCCCTTCGCGCTCGAGGGCTTTGCCTTCTTCACCGAGGCGATCTTCCTGGGCATTTATCTGTACGGTCGCGGCCGGATTCCTCCACGATTGCACCTCGCTGCCGGCGTGCTGGTGGCGCTCAGCGGGCTGGCCTCGGCGTTCTTCGTCACCCTCGTGAATGCATTCATGAACCTGCCGGCGGGGGTCGCCATGGTGGATGGGCGCCTCGTGGTCCAGGATCCGGCGGCCGCCATGTTCAGCCCTCCATGGGCGCACGAGACGCTGCACAGCATCGTCGCCTGCTATCAGGCGACCGCATTCGCGCTCTGCGGCATCCACGCAGCGCTCGTGCTCCGCCGCCCGACGGTTCCGCTCTTTCGCAAGGCCTTCGCCATATCGCTGGTCGTGGCGGGAATCTCCGCCGTGGCGCAGCCCCTCACGGGCCATTTCGCGGCGCACCAGATCGCGCGGCAGCAGCCCGTCAAGCTCGCGGCGAGCGAGGCCCTCTTCGAGACGCGGGCGGGCGCGCCCCTCCTCATCGGAGGCCTGCCGGACGAGAAGACCGGGAAGGTCGATTACGCCATCGAGATCCCGTCAGGGCTCTCGATCCTCGCGTTCAACGACCCGGATGCCACCGTCGCCGGGCTCGATGAGGTCCCGCCCGAGGAGCGACCGCCCGTTCTGCTCACGCACCTCTCCTTTCAGGTGATGGTCGGCGCTGGAATGGTCATGGCGGGCCTCTCGGCCATTGCAGCGTTTCTGGCCTGGCGCAAGCGGCGGGTGCCGGATCATCCGGCGTTCTTGTGGGCGATGATCCTCGCGAGCCCGCTCGGCATCGTCGCCCTCGAGGCGGGCTGGCTCGTGACCGAATACGGCCGGCAACCGTGGATCGTGCGCGGCCTCCTGCGCACGCGGGACGCGGTGACCCCCTTCCCGCACCTCGCGGCGCCATTCTGGCTCTTCACGTTCGTCTACGTGCTTCTCGCGGTCGCGGTCGTCTACCTGCTCGTGCGCCAGCTACGCGCCGTGCCGGCCGAGCTTTCGGAGGGAGGCGCGCATGGGCCCTGA